From one Prochlorococcus marinus str. MIT 0912 genomic stretch:
- the acsF gene encoding magnesium-protoporphyrin IX monomethyl ester (oxidative) cyclase, translated as MTATASSSPKLRVDTRGTNELPPHLDENLLTPRFYVTEFKKAAKTELTDAREEFEAMLSEMKADYNCTHFDRKASLDRLQELPQKAKETYESYLVRSVISEFSGFLLFKEISNRLKKEGNRDLGKLFQFLARDEARHAGFLSRALVAEGIEVDLPHLGGKRAATWFPISWVIYSVYLSEKIGYWRYILMDRHLKANPDQAFAPLFDFFEPWCQDENRHGDCFTVMMRCWPGITKGFRGKLLSRFFLWSVFLTHTLTVCERGEFYELLGIDPKEFDEEVIKRTNHTSKNAFPWVFNLEDNKFWDLRNKIIESFRAFVGAKGLTKPVKFVKFATLIFKQFALPMEKTNALRYDKNVNFTGQDILNFWTDK; from the coding sequence ATGACCGCAACAGCTTCTTCTTCCCCAAAACTAAGAGTTGATACACGCGGAACTAATGAGTTGCCGCCACATTTAGATGAAAACCTTTTAACACCTCGTTTCTATGTAACCGAATTCAAAAAAGCTGCTAAGACAGAATTAACTGACGCTCGTGAAGAGTTTGAAGCAATGCTCTCAGAAATGAAAGCGGATTATAACTGTACTCATTTTGATAGAAAGGCAAGTCTAGATAGATTACAAGAATTACCTCAGAAGGCTAAAGAGACTTACGAGAGTTATTTAGTTAGATCAGTTATATCAGAGTTTTCTGGATTCCTTCTCTTCAAGGAGATTTCCAATCGTTTAAAGAAAGAGGGAAATAGGGATCTTGGCAAACTATTTCAGTTTTTAGCCAGAGACGAAGCTAGGCATGCAGGCTTTCTTAGCAGAGCATTAGTTGCAGAGGGTATTGAAGTTGATCTTCCTCATTTAGGCGGAAAAAGAGCGGCGACTTGGTTCCCCATTAGTTGGGTTATATATTCTGTTTATCTCTCAGAAAAAATTGGCTATTGGAGATACATCTTGATGGATAGGCACCTTAAGGCTAATCCAGATCAGGCTTTTGCTCCTCTTTTTGATTTCTTTGAACCATGGTGTCAAGACGAGAACAGACATGGTGATTGTTTTACAGTCATGATGAGATGTTGGCCAGGTATTACTAAAGGATTTAGAGGTAAGTTATTAAGTCGTTTCTTCTTGTGGAGTGTTTTCCTTACTCACACATTGACTGTTTGCGAAAGAGGTGAGTTTTATGAATTACTTGGTATTGATCCAAAGGAATTTGATGAGGAAGTCATAAAAAGAACTAACCACACATCTAAAAATGCCTTCCCTTGGGTTTTTAATCTTGAGGACAATAAGTTTTGGGATTTGAGAAACAAAATTATCGAATCTTTCAGAGCCTTTGTAGGTGCTAAAGGTTTAACAAAACCAGTTAAATTTGTGAAATTTGCTACTTTGATATTTAAGCAATTTGCACTCCCTATGGAGAAGACAAACGCATTGCGATATGATAAAAATGTGAATTTTACAGGCCAGGATATTTTAAATTTTTGGACAGATAAATAA
- a CDS encoding 2Fe-2S iron-sulfur cluster-binding protein, with amino-acid sequence MKQIHQITIHHKQEGKTYTFDVPEGEYILRNFESKDENGQIIGDTLPFSCRNGCCSECAVKIISGKMDQKACIGLSKEMRDKGYGLLCVSKAIGPLECETQGEDEVYNAQFGKYFKGLDTQAGNPFDI; translated from the coding sequence ATGAAACAAATTCACCAAATAACTATTCATCATAAACAGGAGGGAAAAACATACACATTTGATGTTCCTGAAGGTGAGTATATATTGAGAAATTTTGAATCAAAAGATGAAAATGGACAAATTATCGGAGACACATTGCCGTTTTCTTGCAGGAATGGATGTTGTTCAGAGTGCGCAGTTAAGATAATTTCAGGAAAAATGGATCAAAAAGCATGTATTGGTCTATCCAAAGAGATGAGGGATAAGGGATACGGGTTGTTATGTGTTTCAAAAGCCATTGGACCATTGGAATGCGAAACTCAAGGTGAGGACGAAGTCTATAATGCTCAATTTGGAAAGTATTTCAAAGGATTGGACACACAAGCTGGCAATCCTTTTGATATTTAA
- a CDS encoding NAD(P)-dependent oxidoreductase, with the protein MKLAFFGLGAIGKPMSERLINNGFELNLYQRNKLNKDYKRKYFFDPIEAVTDCDGLLICVTDDDAVESVLFGDNGVADSLKPNSFVIDFSTISPTKSITIHKELGKKNILYVDCPVSGGTEGANKGSLSLFIGASKKECLSFEEIFKVLGKSINYFNGVGKGQQVKALNQILVAGTYAAVAEAIELGKLLELPMEDVVSALKVGAANSWPLENRSKAMLIDKHPLGFKLELHHKDLSIAIDLANSINIDLPIASKVKEIEQRLMQSGMGELDVSVLHRYISGSKKEG; encoded by the coding sequence ATGAAATTAGCTTTTTTTGGTCTGGGAGCAATTGGGAAGCCAATGTCTGAGCGTCTCATTAATAATGGCTTTGAATTGAATTTATATCAGAGAAATAAACTAAATAAGGACTATAAAAGAAAATATTTTTTTGATCCTATAGAAGCTGTTACTGACTGCGATGGCCTTTTGATTTGCGTTACTGATGATGATGCTGTTGAATCTGTTCTATTTGGTGATAACGGCGTAGCAGACTCACTAAAGCCTAACTCTTTTGTAATTGATTTCTCTACAATAAGTCCTACTAAATCAATTACTATTCATAAGGAATTAGGTAAGAAAAATATTTTATATGTTGACTGTCCTGTCTCTGGGGGGACAGAGGGAGCTAATAAAGGTTCACTTTCTTTGTTTATAGGTGCAAGCAAAAAAGAGTGTTTATCTTTTGAAGAAATATTCAAAGTTCTAGGTAAATCAATTAATTACTTTAATGGTGTTGGTAAGGGGCAACAAGTCAAAGCTCTTAATCAGATATTGGTTGCAGGAACATATGCAGCAGTCGCTGAAGCAATTGAATTAGGAAAACTTCTTGAGTTACCTATGGAAGATGTTGTTTCTGCCTTAAAAGTTGGAGCAGCTAATTCATGGCCATTAGAAAATAGATCAAAAGCAATGTTGATTGATAAACATCCATTGGGATTTAAATTAGAGTTGCATCATAAGGATTTATCTATTGCCATTGATCTAGCTAACTCTATAAATATTGATTTACCCATAGCTTCTAAAGTAAAAGAGATTGAGCAACGATTAATGCAGTCTGGTATGGGTGAATTAGATGTTTCTGTTCTTCATAGATACATCTCAGGATCAAAAAAAGAAGGCTAG
- a CDS encoding ABC transporter ATP-binding protein has translation MHNNPSDLIVVDQLSKYYRVANKQPGFKGTLKHFFDRKTYDVPAVTDICFKISPGEVVGFLGANGAGKTTLLKMMCGLIHPSTGLVDVGGFSPQRRQTGFLKEITLVMGQKQQLIWDLPPMDSLYVNAAVYGLSDHEAKVRINELAEMLELGEELTRPVRKLSLGQRMKSEILAALLHKPSVLFLDEPTLGLDVNAQARVRSFLFEYNKRTGATILLTSHYMADITALCPRVICIHKGKLFYDGDLDSLANSLSPSREVKVELKKPCASEQFEKYGEIQDLNDRFVCLLVSRDKLTHVVSNLLTDFDIIDLEISDPPIDQLIGELFIKGEVN, from the coding sequence TTGCACAATAATCCTAGTGACTTGATCGTTGTAGATCAGCTGAGTAAGTATTATCGAGTTGCAAACAAACAGCCTGGGTTTAAGGGTACTCTTAAGCATTTTTTTGATCGAAAGACTTATGACGTCCCTGCCGTAACTGATATTTGTTTTAAAATCTCACCTGGTGAAGTAGTCGGATTTCTTGGGGCTAATGGAGCTGGTAAGACCACATTATTAAAAATGATGTGTGGTCTTATTCATCCATCGACAGGTTTAGTTGATGTTGGTGGCTTTTCTCCTCAAAGAAGGCAAACGGGTTTTCTAAAGGAGATAACTTTGGTTATGGGGCAAAAGCAGCAGTTGATTTGGGACCTTCCTCCCATGGACTCTTTGTATGTAAACGCAGCTGTATATGGTTTGTCTGACCACGAAGCAAAAGTAAGAATTAATGAATTAGCAGAAATGCTTGAACTAGGAGAAGAACTTACAAGACCGGTAAGGAAGTTGTCGTTAGGACAAAGAATGAAATCAGAAATTCTTGCAGCCTTATTGCACAAACCATCTGTCCTTTTTCTAGATGAACCTACTCTTGGTCTTGATGTAAATGCGCAAGCTAGAGTTCGTAGTTTTTTATTCGAATACAACAAAAGAACTGGTGCAACAATTTTACTAACTAGTCATTACATGGCTGACATAACAGCATTATGTCCAAGAGTTATTTGTATTCATAAAGGAAAGCTTTTTTATGATGGTGACCTTGATTCACTAGCTAATTCATTATCACCATCAAGAGAGGTAAAAGTAGAACTTAAAAAGCCATGTGCAAGTGAACAATTTGAAAAATATGGTGAGATTCAAGATTTAAATGATCGTTTTGTATGTTTGTTAGTTTCAAGGGATAAATTGACACATGTAGTAAGTAATTTATTAACTGATTTTGATATTATCGATTTAGAGATTAGTGATCCTCCTATTGATCAATTAATTGGAGAATTATTTATAAAGGGAGAAGTCAATTGA
- a CDS encoding ABC transporter permease yields MRIFGLSFKVIKTLLTTQYAYMLEYRIEIALWALSGVLPFIMFSLWSQNDVGNSFGLNDIGLARYFLSAFLVRQFSVVWVVFSFEEDSLSGRLSPYLLQPLHPLFRYVASHLAEQATRLPFAIAIAITFFILNPSSFWLPSLPQLFLAYLSTHFAFTIAFLLQSLVAALCFWTEKSSALERLIFVPYLFLSGLLVPLSAFPSNILKVAMLTPFPYLINFPAKILSGMPVDIFNGFLAQILWISILIPAVNILWKLGVKRYTAMGA; encoded by the coding sequence TTGAGAATATTTGGATTGTCTTTCAAGGTTATTAAGACCTTACTTACAACACAATATGCATACATGTTGGAATATCGCATCGAAATAGCTTTGTGGGCTCTATCTGGAGTACTTCCATTTATTATGTTCTCTCTTTGGAGTCAAAATGATGTTGGTAATTCATTTGGTCTAAATGATATTGGGTTGGCAAGATATTTTTTAAGTGCTTTTCTAGTTAGGCAATTTTCAGTTGTTTGGGTTGTCTTCTCGTTTGAGGAAGATTCTCTTTCTGGTCGATTATCACCATATTTACTACAGCCTTTGCACCCTCTATTTAGATATGTAGCTTCTCACTTAGCAGAGCAGGCAACAAGACTTCCTTTCGCAATAGCTATAGCTATTACTTTTTTTATATTAAATCCATCATCTTTTTGGCTTCCCTCACTCCCTCAATTATTTCTGGCGTACTTATCAACTCACTTTGCTTTTACTATCGCTTTCCTTCTTCAAAGTTTAGTTGCTGCACTATGTTTTTGGACCGAAAAATCTAGTGCTCTAGAAAGATTAATATTTGTTCCTTATCTTTTTCTATCTGGTTTATTAGTACCGTTATCAGCTTTTCCTTCTAACATTCTAAAGGTTGCAATGTTAACTCCATTTCCTTATCTAATTAACTTTCCAGCAAAAATTTTATCAGGCATGCCAGTAGATATCTTTAATGGCTTTTTAGCCCAGATTTTGTGGATTTCAATTCTCATACCTGCTGTAAATATTCTTTGGAAACTTGGTGTAAAAAGATATACAGCTATGGGAGCCTAA
- a CDS encoding ABC transporter permease produces MHRYFKTIRLFWSTAFASQLEYQLNFLIELLAMLGTLLGSVFILSLFFTGGRQLGDWTWESALVIQGVYTFLDGLTNALLRPNLTEIVNYVREGTLDYVLLKPIDSQFWLSVKKFSFAGLPEIILGLSIVFWAAIQSGSTLSPYSLFVFIISLLIGFVILYSVWFLIAASSIWFVKTWNATEVLRALLAAGRYPISAYPVIMRFIFTLVLPVAFLTTFPAEAILGELKFNILFSGLILSSLFFIFSRFFWKFALKHYTSASS; encoded by the coding sequence ATGCATAGATATTTTAAAACCATCAGATTATTTTGGTCTACAGCTTTTGCTTCTCAACTTGAATATCAATTAAATTTTTTAATTGAATTGTTAGCGATGTTAGGGACTCTTTTGGGAAGTGTATTTATATTATCCCTTTTTTTTACTGGAGGAAGGCAATTAGGCGATTGGACTTGGGAATCGGCTTTAGTAATTCAAGGAGTTTATACATTTCTAGACGGTTTAACGAATGCTCTCTTGCGACCAAATTTGACCGAAATCGTTAATTACGTTAGAGAGGGTACTCTTGATTATGTTTTATTAAAACCAATTGATAGTCAATTTTGGTTATCAGTTAAAAAATTTTCTTTTGCAGGATTGCCTGAAATTATTTTAGGACTTTCTATTGTTTTTTGGGCGGCAATTCAATCAGGTTCAACTCTTTCACCTTACTCATTATTTGTATTCATTATTTCCTTATTGATTGGTTTTGTAATCCTTTATTCCGTTTGGTTCTTGATTGCTGCATCTAGTATTTGGTTCGTTAAAACATGGAATGCTACAGAAGTTCTTAGGGCTTTATTGGCTGCAGGTAGATATCCTATTTCAGCTTATCCTGTTATTATGAGATTTATATTTACATTGGTTTTACCTGTAGCATTTTTAACAACTTTTCCAGCTGAGGCAATTCTTGGAGAACTAAAATTTAATATTTTATTTTCTGGTCTGATATTAAGTAGTTTATTTTTTATTTTTAGTAGATTCTTCTGGAAATTTGCTCTTAAACATTACACTTCTGCCTCAAGTTGA
- a CDS encoding NRAMP family divalent metal transporter, whose amino-acid sequence MEKVVSSKSIGYRKSLGPGILLAAACIGGSHLMSSTTAGAKFGFSLIGLILLTNLVKYPFLLVGTRFTAVTGLSLLEGFQKRNKFYLPIYLIVGLITGTFTISAVSFVTGLLLKNIVIFSSFPALDLAIGILIVCSLILFIGQYKALDRISKILVFLLTVLTFFAVISLLIKGPAGDINISFFNSSPSPWTLSNLGFLIPLMGWMPGPVELCIWPSLWMFSRAKETKHTATLKEAEFDFNLGYFITVITAIFFLILGAYTMYGTGDEMLTGSGVSFAQNLIRLYTQSIGGWAKWIIVPSAFAAMFSTTLTCLDAYPRSISSAHGLITRTDKGNSSTLTEKKRLKKWIIFHVFASLFALLIAKSGGIGVKDYVFGAMTGSFLTAPLFAWMAMDTMNSSLVQSQFRYGIALKILCWFGISFLSIFSLLFIFNSFFGIGQ is encoded by the coding sequence ATGGAAAAAGTAGTCTCAAGTAAATCCATTGGTTACAGAAAAAGTCTAGGCCCTGGAATCCTTTTAGCTGCAGCATGCATAGGTGGATCGCACCTAATGTCATCGACTACAGCTGGGGCAAAATTTGGATTTTCACTTATTGGTCTTATTTTATTAACAAATCTAGTAAAATATCCTTTTTTACTTGTAGGGACTAGATTTACCGCTGTCACAGGACTATCACTTTTAGAGGGATTTCAAAAGCGTAATAAATTTTATTTACCTATATATTTAATTGTTGGATTAATTACTGGAACCTTTACTATTTCTGCCGTTAGCTTTGTTACTGGTCTCCTTTTAAAAAATATAGTAATTTTTTCATCATTTCCTGCTCTAGATTTAGCTATAGGTATATTAATAGTTTGTTCATTAATATTATTTATAGGCCAATATAAAGCCCTAGATAGGATATCTAAAATTCTTGTATTTTTGCTTACAGTATTAACTTTTTTTGCTGTTATATCTTTATTAATTAAAGGCCCTGCTGGAGATATCAATATTTCATTCTTTAATAGCAGTCCCTCTCCATGGACTCTCTCAAACCTAGGTTTTCTAATTCCTCTTATGGGTTGGATGCCTGGTCCAGTGGAGCTTTGTATATGGCCATCGCTATGGATGTTCTCCAGAGCAAAAGAAACAAAGCATACCGCAACTTTGAAAGAAGCAGAATTTGATTTCAATCTTGGATATTTCATCACAGTTATTACTGCAATTTTCTTTCTAATTCTTGGTGCATACACGATGTACGGGACTGGCGATGAAATGCTTACAGGATCTGGAGTTAGTTTTGCTCAGAATTTAATCCGCTTGTATACACAATCCATTGGTGGATGGGCAAAGTGGATCATTGTTCCTTCGGCTTTTGCAGCAATGTTTAGCACCACGCTTACATGTCTAGATGCATATCCCAGGAGCATCTCATCAGCTCATGGCTTAATAACTCGCACAGACAAGGGAAATAGCTCTACTTTGACTGAAAAGAAACGTCTCAAAAAATGGATCATATTTCATGTTTTTGCATCACTTTTTGCACTTCTAATTGCCAAATCGGGAGGAATTGGAGTTAAGGACTATGTCTTTGGCGCTATGACCGGTAGTTTCCTGACAGCTCCTTTGTTTGCTTGGATGGCTATGGATACAATGAATAGCTCATTAGTACAAAGTCAATTTCGTTACGGAATTGCCCTAAAAATACTTTGCTGGTTTGGGATTTCATTCCTCTCAATCTTTAGTTTATTATTCATATTCAATTCATTCTTTGGTATCGGGCAATAA
- a CDS encoding josephin produces MNNAVNLYLASGVSEGIGFWVVNFTDEDNVFNSLDSKLLECYRKELFGLEGAIEVREAINTTLDILSCDTKLDKYKLDNNNIGYSSEIPIYIIEDIFDLWASNYNNKILWKKYLGILNFRNKIKKNNRYIQIGLKGDTYKFAIKLDQLMSFRPINLSFRLDKSKDLMW; encoded by the coding sequence ATGAATAATGCTGTTAATCTATATTTGGCATCAGGTGTAAGTGAGGGCATTGGTTTTTGGGTTGTTAACTTTACAGATGAGGACAATGTTTTTAATTCTCTTGATAGTAAATTGCTTGAATGCTACAGAAAAGAATTATTTGGTCTTGAGGGGGCAATTGAAGTAAGGGAAGCAATTAATACAACATTAGATATCCTCTCTTGTGATACGAAATTGGATAAATATAAATTAGATAATAATAACATAGGTTATTCTTCCGAGATTCCCATTTACATCATCGAGGATATCTTTGATCTATGGGCATCTAATTATAATAATAAAATCCTTTGGAAAAAATATCTTGGCATATTAAATTTTAGGAACAAAATAAAGAAAAATAATCGTTATATTCAGATTGGACTGAAAGGTGATACCTATAAATTTGCTATAAAATTAGATCAATTGATGAGTTTTAGACCAATTAATTTATCATTTAGATTAGATAAATCTAAAGATTTAATGTGGTAA
- a CDS encoding phosphoribosyltransferase translates to MNKLSWIEFDECVNSIYQQCKNKKYQGVYGFPRGGLCLAVALSHSLGLPLLDEPKNNSLIVDDIYDTGYTLEKIKHIKGSETHVWISKKKPTWWNSYKYIKGNEWIIFPWESINAANKDRDLYYKSRL, encoded by the coding sequence ATGAATAAGTTAAGCTGGATAGAATTTGATGAATGCGTAAATTCAATATATCAGCAATGCAAAAACAAAAAGTATCAAGGGGTTTATGGATTCCCTAGGGGAGGTTTATGTCTAGCAGTTGCATTAAGTCATTCACTTGGACTGCCTTTATTAGACGAGCCTAAAAATAATTCACTCATAGTTGATGATATTTATGATACTGGATATACACTTGAGAAAATAAAACACATAAAAGGTTCAGAGACTCATGTATGGATTAGCAAAAAAAAACCTACCTGGTGGAATTCCTATAAATATATCAAAGGTAACGAATGGATTATATTTCCTTGGGAGAGTATAAATGCAGCTAATAAAGATAGAGATTTATATTATAAATCAAGATTATGA
- a CDS encoding cytochrome b6f subunit family protein has translation MKINPLIPVGSVIKIEKAKIENVLPKKILDDLPQMINVEVIDYKMTDGMGIGYVLMTENNIKIWIFDNELNEQTKREYKIEPSNKPKNLLTIELLSRIDKVEYDLNGNRSIKKLANPFNLIKWLVFTLKDIL, from the coding sequence ATGAAGATAAATCCTCTAATACCAGTTGGGTCAGTCATAAAAATTGAAAAGGCTAAAATAGAAAATGTACTACCTAAAAAAATATTAGATGATCTACCTCAAATGATTAATGTAGAGGTTATTGATTATAAAATGACTGATGGAATGGGTATTGGCTACGTATTAATGACTGAAAATAATATTAAAATTTGGATTTTTGATAACGAATTAAATGAACAAACAAAAAGGGAGTATAAAATAGAGCCTTCAAATAAACCGAAAAATTTATTAACTATAGAGCTTTTATCACGAATAGATAAAGTTGAATATGACCTGAATGGGAACAGAAGTATTAAAAAGTTAGCTAATCCCTTTAATCTAATTAAATGGTTAGTATTTACATTGAAAGATATTTTATAA
- a CDS encoding sulfite exporter TauE/SafE family protein: MLNTDIFSQIFLGIISFLSNFISALSGGGAGLIQLPALLFFGLPFSKALATHKVASVALGLGASVPHLRRSKVQFNYGFLILISGIPGVLLGAYTSSILPGNFSTSLLGLLTLFLSFYSIRQKNLGTSNHKVSINKLRIIIGSIGLFIIGFLNGYLSSGTGLFVTIWMITIYDLSFSTAVAYTLIFVGIFWNSIGALSLGLTGNIIWNYIPVLIIGSLLGGYLGANLSIIKGSKFIKVIFEFVSFSVGISLLIKAFL, encoded by the coding sequence ATGTTAAATACTGATATTTTCTCTCAAATTTTTTTGGGAATTATATCTTTTCTTTCTAATTTTATTTCCGCTTTATCTGGTGGAGGTGCAGGTTTAATTCAACTTCCAGCCCTTTTGTTTTTTGGATTGCCTTTCTCTAAAGCATTGGCAACTCACAAGGTTGCCAGTGTTGCACTAGGTTTAGGTGCTTCAGTACCTCATCTAAGACGAAGTAAGGTACAATTTAACTATGGTTTTTTGATCTTAATTTCTGGTATACCAGGTGTTTTATTAGGGGCCTATACTTCATCCATTTTACCTGGTAATTTTTCTACTTCCTTATTAGGTTTATTGACCCTATTTCTTAGTTTCTACTCTATAAGGCAGAAAAATCTTGGAACTTCAAATCATAAAGTTTCAATTAATAAGTTAAGAATAATTATTGGCTCAATTGGTCTTTTTATTATTGGTTTTCTCAATGGCTATCTTTCCTCTGGTACTGGACTATTTGTGACGATTTGGATGATAACTATATATGATTTATCATTTTCTACTGCTGTTGCTTATACTTTGATTTTTGTTGGAATTTTTTGGAATAGTATTGGAGCACTCTCTTTAGGATTGACTGGAAATATTATTTGGAATTATATACCGGTATTGATTATAGGCTCTCTTTTAGGTGGATACTTAGGCGCTAATTTATCAATAATTAAAGGGTCCAAATTTATTAAAGTTATTTTTGAATTTGTTTCTTTTTCTGTTGGAATTTCATTACTAATTAAAGCCTTTCTGTGA
- a CDS encoding glycosyl transferase, translating into MDFQQGLITTIHEYGLAKDPVSQLNKDLLKRPTSILIPCLFDEFNRPALKLIRTTLKELKNLNQLVIALSASNRDEVQKAREFFKEMPYPVHVQWTNSPKVIELLKNQEKNGLDLLGVPGKGWAVWQGVGVATKSSEVVALFDADIRTFSSNYPARMLGPLLEKSNGISYVKAFYSRLSLETNALQGRATRLFVGPLLSSLEQLMGNAPFLQYLQSFRYPLAGEFAFTTDLAMNLRIPCDWGLEIGLLSEVYKNVRISRIAQVDLGIFDHKHKEIGSKANEGLQKMSTEILSSVLRGLMEHEARTLTSSQLANLEVLYRRAGEDRVKQFSLDSSVNQLPYSRHKEELAVHTFGKLLRPAINKFLESPVKQQLPCWARVLDCESKLQDDLEKAGSL; encoded by the coding sequence ATGGACTTTCAGCAGGGTTTAATCACAACTATTCATGAGTACGGACTAGCAAAAGATCCAGTATCTCAATTAAATAAAGACCTATTAAAACGGCCAACATCAATACTTATTCCATGCTTATTCGATGAGTTCAATAGGCCGGCATTAAAACTTATAAGAACGACTTTAAAAGAATTAAAAAATTTAAATCAGCTAGTCATAGCGCTATCAGCAAGCAATCGAGACGAGGTGCAGAAGGCAAGAGAATTTTTCAAAGAAATGCCATATCCAGTTCACGTCCAATGGACTAATAGTCCAAAAGTTATTGAATTACTAAAAAACCAAGAAAAAAATGGCCTAGATCTATTAGGTGTTCCAGGAAAAGGATGGGCAGTCTGGCAAGGAGTTGGAGTAGCCACGAAAAGTTCGGAAGTCGTAGCACTCTTCGATGCTGATATCAGAACATTCAGCTCTAATTATCCCGCAAGAATGCTGGGACCTTTATTGGAAAAATCAAATGGGATTTCTTACGTAAAAGCTTTTTACAGCCGTTTATCTCTTGAGACAAATGCACTTCAAGGGAGAGCTACTAGGTTATTTGTAGGCCCACTTCTTTCAAGTTTGGAACAATTGATGGGGAATGCGCCATTCCTTCAATATTTACAGTCTTTTAGATATCCATTAGCTGGAGAGTTTGCTTTTACAACAGACTTAGCTATGAATTTAAGAATTCCATGTGACTGGGGGTTAGAAATAGGGCTTCTCTCAGAGGTTTATAAAAACGTAAGGATATCAAGAATCGCACAAGTTGATCTAGGTATTTTCGATCATAAGCATAAAGAGATAGGTTCAAAAGCTAATGAAGGCCTTCAAAAAATGTCAACAGAAATTCTTTCAAGCGTTTTAAGAGGGTTAATGGAACACGAAGCAAGAACACTTACAAGTTCCCAATTAGCAAACTTAGAGGTTTTATATAGAAGAGCAGGAGAAGATAGAGTTAAACAATTTAGTCTAGATTCCTCGGTTAATCAATTACCTTACAGTCGACATAAAGAAGAACTAGCAGTTCATACTTTTGGAAAACTATTAAGACCCGCAATAAACAAATTCCTTGAATCACCAGTAAAGCAGCAACTTCCCTGCTGGGCTAGGGTTTTAGACTGTGAGAGTAAATTACAAGATGATTTAGAAAAAGCTGGAAGTTTATAA